From the Caloenas nicobarica isolate bCalNic1 chromosome 2, bCalNic1.hap1, whole genome shotgun sequence genome, the window GTAAACAAATATGACTGCTGCACAGACAGTGATTAGTCCCAAAGGTGACCAAACCTGTGTATACTGCTGACCATTGCTAACATCCCcaatatttctattaaaagatGCCATTTTTCCACCATTCTTCATCTGTAAAACAAGTTTGTGTTTGCTGGGTGCCAGTTTCACCCTAAAGACTCACAAGAAACTTTTGACCTTTACAGCATAAAAGCAGTGATAAAAGCAATGGAACAACAATTAGTTGATACAGTGTTTGAATTGAAGCTCTTCTTACTTATCTGTTTCAATAATGCCTGTCCTTGCTGATCTGTAGGATGAACGCTATGCTCAGGGCCGGGGTTTTATTACAAAAGCTGTTAATGGCTGCCACACTTCCTCCTTAACCACTCCTGAAGATAAGGAGCAAGCTCAGCAGATTCACGTAAGTCCCATTTCTAATGTCATTCAGCTTGAGAGagaaagggggaagagggagggtTAAGCAATAGAGAGGCAGCAgacagagagggagggaaaacggtttaatcaaaataaaaagtcaggaagaggaaagcaccaaaaagccaagaaaagtTGATATAACATTTGCTGATACTAAGTTACAGACTATACAGAATACATAAGTACCAGTAGCTttcatcttcccttccttttcctgtatGTTACATTCAGTCATTGCATCTTATTTCCAGTTACAATGTAACCTCCAGTTACCATTCTTTTACAGCACTGAGAACACCACAACTTTTGAACGTTATCTTCAAACACCTTATAGACTATTATTATATTAACAATCATAAAAATACATTGACTAAATAGTGAATACTGTATGTAGGCAGAGGTAAATAGTTTTCCACTAATTGAAAAATTTGACTTTACTAAACAAATGCCAAGTAGATATTTTTGCTGTTACCAGTAGGCAAAAGTGGTCACATCAACATGCAAATACAAAACCTCTAGtgcaaaatactgcaaaatgCTTGTAAAGATTAGCATGCTACATATGCCAATTTAATAATTATAAACTGAAGGAAAGATGAAGATAGTCTTGTTCAGCCTATGCTCATATATACAATTTGAAAATATGAaggataaaaaaataagcacagGTGTATGAGTGGGACTGTGCCAGGGAGAAATCTTTATCAGTTTCATGATGGTGATGTCCTTGCAATCCCAGCATTGTCGTCTTCTCAGTATGTCATTCAGAAATTCTATTGGGACCAACAGAATTCACAGCCCTGGGTACACAACAAGTCTGTTTGTGTTCAGATCCAGTGCATCTAGTGAAGAAGAAATGGTTGAATATTACCATAACCATAAGCTTTATGAATTTTTATTGCCCACAAGGAAGAACAATTTTTGAAACCAGAGAGCTACTGCTGGAAGTACCGCTCTTCAAAGAGGAGGACAGATGAGTTATGTAGAGGCAATAAAAGCTATTTAGTCATTTACTGTAATGTGCGTCTTCCATTCcatactaaaattaaaaaaaaaaaaaaataaaatgttcattaaaaaaacagatAAGAAGTTTTGTTCACAGAGATGAAATGTAGTtgtgcttgcttgtttttaacGCAGAGAGGGTTTGATGACATTTTTCAGCACTGCTTGTGCTAATATTGTAAAACACGGTGACAACAGTGacaaacttcaaaaataaaactgcatagAGGCATCTAAGGCAGGGATATAGGGCACATTCAGTGGTAGGTCCTGGAATAAGTTCCCAAATCACTATGTCTGAGTACTTTGCTCTAAATGCCTCCTAATGCTGCCAGTATTTAGCCTTCCTATTTTAACTTCCTTTCCTTAATGTTGGTGAGCAGCATGAAGACCTACTGAATTTAGTACTGGGAGTGCTGCGCTCCTGGAACGATCCCCTGATCCATCTGGCCTCTGAAGTACAAAGAATCAAAGAAGCTCCAGACACGATCCTCTGGAAGGCTGTAGAAATTGAAGAACAAAACAAGCGGCTTCtagaaggaatggaaaaaatagttgGGCGGGTAAGTATTAGGTCCGTAACATCCTTCCAGCCTGTTGCTGTcaggaaaacacacacagtCATAGGCCCTCCCTCCCTGAAATAGGAAACTGtaaatgtgaaggaaaaaaagggagccATGATAGCCGAATCTGAGaactttccagctttcttctttcagctttcttttcttctgctatcTTGCAATTTCTAAAGAGAGCGATGTGACAGGCATAGCATAATCCAGTATACGCCCAGTCCTGCTTCAAGGGAAAGCGTAATCATCAGGACTGGTAATAGTCATTCTATCTTTTAGTATTTTGAATTTccagtctttattttttaaggatgTGTCTGCGTTTTTTCACATGCacatatttatatgtatgttttaGCATATTTATACACATATCTGTATACATATAGGTGGTGTGTATAGTTTTCAGAAACAGATACTGTGTTTAAAACGGTTCTGGAATTCTGGGCTATTGCTAAGATGTGGCATACAGTGAAGTAATCCTGGTATCTTTCATTTCTTGCACCGTACTGGTTCCTCTGAACTCTGGCTCTGACTTGGTTCTCCCTAAGGTTAGACAACAAAGCTGTTGTCTGACAAAACCCATACTCAAATACCCCTTGTTACCAGTAATTGATTGAAAGCTTTCCTGAATAAAATCAGCTCtagcttgtttatttttaaaggggCCTCCGTTAGCCCCTAAATATATCATTCTGTCAGTGAGCTAGATGTTAACAAGAGATTCTGGCTTTACTGGCTTTTGCTTAGGCTCTGAACAGCTGAAGAGCATTAAGAGTGCCACCATCACGGTATCCACCACTTTCCACTGGACCACTCAGGGTCTCTCTTTCAGTTACGTGTTTCTTTACTCGGAAACAGCCCATCCAGGCCACAAATGCATTTATGAGTGAAATCAAATACATCTCTATCCCATATCCACGTGTGAAAAGGGTGCAGGCGTGGATCCAAGATAAGAGTAGAAGTCAGGTGCTGCTACAGTTACCCTGTCACCACCTTCTCATTCACATTATTTACAGAAGGAGGTTGAAGATAAGAGTGGCAAATTCATTAGTGTCAGACCACATTTCTGAGTGGCAATAGGTCTatcttttttttgcctgttgCTTAAACTGAGTGATAGCGGCTCCACAAATACTCTCCTATGAGCTTTCACAAAGTACAGCTGGTGGCAAGTAAGGAAGATGCACAAGGAACAACAGGCACAGATTTCCTTCCTGCTATGCAAGGTAGATTTCTGTGATATGATAAAATTAATTATCTCAAACAACGAGACCTAAACCAATCTTCAACTCAGATACTAAGTCAGTACATGAGTTCCTACACATAGCTTTCTAAAATTAGAAGTCACTGCatcattcagcttttttttttttttttaatggaatctGAGGTACAGCACATCTGAAGATGTGCTGTTGACAGATTCATCTGGTAACATGTTCCTGAAGCTGCCTTTATCAGAGAGATCACCTAAGAGATGAACCTAGACAAAGCTGGAGATACACAAAAAGACGTTCTAGGAACAAGTGTTAACAAAGATTTCAAGGTGGAAGGAACCAAAAAGAGATGTCACTGAGTCCATGCATGCATGAAGGTTTGATTTCCCTGCAAAGTCAGATTCCACTGGACGTTGGTTAACACACTAGTTCTTTAAAACACTACTAACACAGTTAagctttttacatattttagggaaatacactgaaaaatctGACAAGTTAATTCAAAATCTGCATGAAGATGTAGAACATTATGCAGAATAGTGGGAACCATAACAGGAAACACTTTACAAGCCATACACTAGCAACTAGCATTCCTCAAGACCAGTATTTTAAATGCTCTGTTCTACATCCAGACTGATTAACTATCACTTACTACAACATCATTTTGTGTCTTTAGGTTCATACTGGTGAGATCGGAAATGAAGTTTACTCTCAGTGGGAAGGCCTtccatccctgcagctccctgatGAGGACTCCAGACTCTTTGCCTTTTACAACCTGCTGCATTGCCTCCGCCGAGACTCCCACAAAATTGACAACTATCTCAAGCTTCTGAAGTGCCGCCTAATCCACGATAGCAATTGTTAATCCTAATAGCTTACTGAAATCATTTGTCGTGGTGTTCTTGTTGCTTTGCCACTTTTCATTGCAAACTCTATGAAAAGTCACGCTGTACAGTACTAGGATCATCAGTAACTTTCAGGCATGTTTGTGTGAATTCTGGCTACAACTATTAGCACATTTTATCtcagtgttttgaaatgttataAATTACTAGTATGACAAGAATACACTTTTTTGTCTGATCTCCTCACCTAGTAGCCTTTCAGTAATAACCAGGACATGcagttataaataaaaatattattaaatccAAAAGTGCATAACACTAAGTGGTGTCAGTGAATGAAAAATAGCTGGTGTGGTTTATACCGTTAGCAGTAGCTTCTTTTTGGATCTCACTCTCCAGTTACTGATGACAGGATATCTTACTTCCATTGTTCTCTACACACCCTtcaaaaaagagggaaagaaaaacgAGGGACATCCATCACCTATTACACTTAACTACTCTACTCTTAAAGTGTGGTCTGAAATCCAATCTACTTGGATCGATGCTTTTACTCTGGACAAAAACTGTCTGAGTAGGGACGAGAAAGGTAAGAAATCCATCCTGGCTATTAATTCCCCATGCAATCCA encodes:
- the PRL gene encoding prolactin, which produces MSNKEASLKGLLLVVLLVSNMLLTKEGVTSLPICPNGSANCQVSLGELFDRAVKLSHYIHFLSSEIFNEFDERYAQGRGFITKAVNGCHTSSLTTPEDKEQAQQIHHEDLLNLVLGVLRSWNDPLIHLASEVQRIKEAPDTILWKAVEIEEQNKRLLEGMEKIVGRVHTGEIGNEVYSQWEGLPSLQLPDEDSRLFAFYNLLHCLRRDSHKIDNYLKLLKCRLIHDSNC